Proteins encoded together in one Cyprinus carpio isolate SPL01 chromosome B14, ASM1834038v1, whole genome shotgun sequence window:
- the LOC109101665 gene encoding transcriptional activator protein Pur-alpha-like has translation MADRDSGSEHGGFATGPGPIHAGAASRLQHDTEELASKRVDIQNKRFYLDVKQNAKGRFLKIAEVGAGGNKSRLTLSMSVAVEFRDYLGDFIEHYAQLGPSNPDTVQDEPRRALKSEFLVRENRKYYMDLKENQRGRFLRVRQTVNRGPGMGASQGQTIALPAQGLIEFRDALAKLIDDFGVDEDPAELPEGTSLTVDNKRFFFDVGSNKYGVFMRVSEVKPTYRNSITVPCKVWSKFGTTFCKYADEMKKIQERSRERRAREMLPEGLHEDDGDED, from the coding sequence ATGGCGGACAGAGACAGTGGAAGTGAGCACGGTGGATTCGCCACAGGCCCCGGCCCGATACACGCGGGCGCCGCGTCGCGGCTCCAGCACGACACGGAGGAGCTCGCCTCGAAGCGGGTGGACATCCAGAACAAACGCTTCTATCTGGACGTGAAGCAGAACGCCAAAGGCCGCTTTCTGAAGATAGCAGAGGTCGGGGCCGGGGGAAACAAGAGCCGCCTGACTCTCTCCATGTCCGTCGCCGTGGAGTTCCGCGACTACCTAGGAGACTTCATCGAGCACTACGCCCAGCTGGGCCCCAGCAACCCTGACACGGTGCAGGACGAGCCCAGGAGGGCGCTTAAGAGCGAGTTTCTGGTGCGCGAGAATCGGAAGTACTACATGGATCTGAAGGAGAACCAGAGGGGGCGGTTTCTCCGGGTCCGGCAGACCGTCAACCGCGGGCCCGGCATGGGAGCCTCGCAAGGCCAGACCATCGCGCTTCCCGCACAGGGACTCATCGAGTTCCGCGACGCGCTGGCCAAACTCATCGATGACTTCGGTGTGGACGAGGACCCCGCGGAGCTGCCCGAGGGCACGTCGCTGACGGTGGACAACAAGCGCTTCTTCTTCGACGTGGGCTCCAACAAGTACGGCGTCTTCATGCGGGTCAGCGAGGTGAAGCCCACCTACCGCAACTCCATCACGGTGCCCTGCAAAGTGTGGTCCAAATTCGGCACGACCTTCTGCAAGTACGCAGACGAGATGAAGAAGATCCAGGAGCGGAGCCGGGAGCGGAGGGCGCGCGAGATGCTACCGGAGGGCCTGCACGAGGACGACGGGGACGAGGACTAA